The proteins below are encoded in one region of Apium graveolens cultivar Ventura chromosome 4, ASM990537v1, whole genome shotgun sequence:
- the LOC141720477 gene encoding dihydroneopterin aldolase 2-like: MANDGEMKGDKLVLRGLKFHGYHGVKEEEKKLGQKFVIDIDAWMDLRPAGTSDCLSDTISYTDIYRIAKEVAEGTPQNLLETVAQLIASATLTKHPRISAVRVQVQKPHVSVPGHIDFLGVEITRYRNIDSPK; the protein is encoded by the exons ATGGCAAATGATGGAGAAATGAAGGGAGATAAACTTGTACTGAGGGGCCTCAAATTCCATGGCTATCACGGGGTGAAGGAAGAAGAAAAGAAACTTGGCCAGAAATTCGTGATAGATATAGATGCTTGGATGGATCTTCGACCAGCTGGTACATCCGACTGCTTGTCAGATACAATCAGTTATACTGATATCTATCG AATCGCTAAAGAAGTAGCGGAGGGAACACCTCAAAATCTCTTAGAAACAGTAGCTCAACTCATTGCATCTGCAACTCTGACCAAGCACCCACGGATATCTGCCGTCCGTGTTCAGGTCCAGAAACCCCACGTCTCAGTTCCTGGTCATATTGACTTCCTGGGTGTTGAAATTACCAGATACAGAAACATCGACAGTCCAAAATAA